A genomic segment from Bacteroidota bacterium encodes:
- the rsmA gene encoding 16S rRNA (adenine(1518)-N(6)/adenine(1519)-N(6))-dimethyltransferase RsmA, whose amino-acid sequence MRQEPVKAKKELGQHFLKDEQIAADIVASLTLKNTYSKVLEIGPGMGVLTQFLLQNKSYETSIIDIDTESINYLQHRFPELKERIINGDFLRIDLHQFFKEPFAIIGNFPYNISSQILFKVLDYRNQIPEVVGMFQKEVAERIASQPGKKIYGILSVFMQAYYDISYLFTVPEHVFQPPPKVKSGVIRCIRNQRKQLDCNEALFVTVVKTGFNQRRKTLRNALKSLIKGANFEHPFLSKRAEELSVENFIELTNCIEKLSV is encoded by the coding sequence ATGAGGCAAGAACCCGTAAAAGCTAAGAAGGAATTAGGTCAGCATTTTTTAAAAGATGAACAAATTGCTGCTGATATTGTAGCTAGCTTAACGCTAAAAAACACCTATTCAAAAGTATTGGAAATTGGTCCAGGAATGGGCGTTCTAACACAATTTTTGCTTCAAAACAAATCCTACGAAACGAGTATTATTGACATTGATACCGAATCAATAAACTACCTCCAACATCGCTTTCCAGAATTAAAAGAACGAATCATTAATGGCGATTTTTTACGCATAGATTTACATCAATTTTTTAAAGAACCGTTTGCTATAATTGGCAATTTTCCATACAACATCTCATCTCAAATATTATTTAAGGTATTGGATTATCGGAATCAAATTCCTGAAGTTGTAGGTATGTTTCAAAAAGAAGTAGCAGAGCGTATTGCTTCACAACCGGGCAAAAAGATATATGGAATTTTAAGCGTTTTTATGCAAGCTTACTACGATATTTCTTATTTATTTACTGTACCGGAACATGTATTTCAACCGCCTCCCAAAGTAAAGTCCGGTGTAATCAGGTGTATTCGAAACCAGCGAAAACAATTGGATTGCAACGAAGCACTTTTTGTTACAGTAGTTAAAACAGGCTTTAATCAACGGAGAAAGACTTTGCGAAATGCTTTGAAATCATTGATCAAAGGAGCTAATTTTGAGCATCCGTTTTTAAGCAAAAGAGCGGAGGAACTATCTGTTGAAAATTTTATTGAACTTACCAATTGCATCGAAAAATTATCCGTTTAA
- a CDS encoding DUF4286 family protein — translation MIIYNVTVNIELDVHDEWLNWMRNTHVPQVMATGYFTENKICRLLLEEEQGLTYSFQYTCPSLEVYKKYQHECAPALQADVKKRYDGKFVAFRSLLEVL, via the coding sequence ATGATAATTTACAATGTTACAGTAAATATTGAACTGGATGTGCACGATGAGTGGCTTAATTGGATGCGAAACACACATGTACCGCAGGTTATGGCAACCGGATATTTTACTGAAAATAAAATTTGTCGCTTGTTACTTGAGGAAGAACAAGGACTTACCTACTCCTTTCAATATACTTGTCCTTCACTCGAAGTTTACAAAAAATATCAACATGAATGTGCTCCTGCATTACAGGCCGATGTAAAGAAGCGTTACGATGGGAAATTTGTTGCTTTTCGTTCATTACTTGAAGTGCTTTAA